In a single window of the Aridibaculum aurantiacum genome:
- a CDS encoding O-antigen ligase family protein, translating to MPHFIAAFIIGLVVGFKTLPSNIVGYAYMGIILLAFIRCLQGNVAGFLSVIPYAIYGEIFMRAFVKWVPYLTLQYSLIACFIVLIFRTPLQKCHFRGYMFLLLFTLLELANNVLPYKVDVSRAILVNSAALMLPVLWASYHPLKPVVLNRFINNVKIACLFLVGVVYVAHISGNIDYGGHSNSDASNGLAPVQLSGYIGVACSFFFFSIMNNEQSQHRWLNILVLGFCGTAMVLTFSRGGLYFLGVIVVMYLWYNRAKARNYALFILLVPVVLISYHFVVEQTQGKILERYQQEGSSNRDVLVMAGYKVFEKHPWIGVGTGNFNTVIVRDELFPVESGAHNEFIRAAAEHGIVGLILYWGFFFSLFYNISRRAHIQKQYAMYFTVLMCMIIIHNGLKISIQPFLLMLAVATPSLLPQKVKNVYSRTYQQRVTA from the coding sequence TTGCCGCACTTTATTGCGGCATTCATCATTGGATTAGTCGTTGGTTTTAAAACCCTTCCTTCCAATATAGTTGGATATGCATATATGGGTATTATACTGCTGGCATTCATCCGATGCCTGCAGGGTAATGTTGCGGGTTTTCTTTCTGTAATACCATATGCCATCTATGGTGAAATATTCATGAGAGCATTCGTGAAATGGGTGCCGTACCTCACGTTGCAGTATAGCCTCATTGCATGTTTCATTGTTCTCATCTTTCGAACGCCATTACAAAAATGCCATTTCAGGGGCTATATGTTTTTGTTGCTCTTTACGCTGCTGGAGTTGGCAAACAATGTACTTCCGTATAAAGTAGATGTAAGCCGTGCTATCCTGGTTAATTCTGCTGCACTAATGTTGCCTGTTTTATGGGCTTCTTATCATCCACTGAAACCTGTTGTGCTAAATCGCTTTATCAACAATGTAAAGATCGCCTGCCTGTTCCTGGTAGGTGTGGTGTATGTGGCTCATATCTCTGGGAATATTGATTACGGCGGGCACTCAAATTCTGATGCGAGTAATGGTTTGGCACCGGTACAATTGAGCGGGTATATAGGAGTAGCCTGTTCCTTCTTTTTCTTTTCAATCATGAATAATGAGCAGTCGCAGCATAGGTGGCTAAACATACTTGTACTTGGCTTTTGTGGTACTGCTATGGTGCTGACTTTCTCAAGAGGTGGTTTATATTTCTTAGGCGTGATCGTGGTGATGTACCTGTGGTACAACAGGGCTAAAGCAAGAAACTACGCACTTTTTATTCTGCTAGTGCCGGTAGTGCTTATATCATATCATTTTGTGGTAGAGCAAACACAAGGAAAAATTCTGGAACGCTATCAACAGGAAGGTTCAAGTAACCGTGATGTACTGGTGATGGCTGGTTATAAAGTATTTGAAAAACATCCTTGGATAGGAGTAGGTACAGGAAACTTCAATACGGTTATTGTGCGTGATGAACTATTTCCCGTGGAGTCAGGTGCGCATAATGAGTTCATTCGTGCTGCTGCAGAACATGGAATTGTTGGCCTTATACTTTACTGGGGTTTCTTCTTTTCATTGTTCTATAACATATCGCGCAGGGCCCATATACAAAAGCAGTATGCTATGTATTTTACAGTGCTCATGTGTATGATCATTATTCACAACGGTCTCAAAATATCCATTCAGCCGTTCCTGTTGATGCTTGCCGTAGCAACTCCTTCGTTATTACCACAGAAAGTAAAAAATGTTTACAGTCGTACCTACCAGCAAAGAGTTACTGCATAA
- a CDS encoding GNAT family N-acetyltransferase: MFTVVPTSKELLHKVAACHMACFPGSLSTKLGASYVRKSLEWFLVDENRFLFQIEQDGVVAGYCGGFIPRKIGDGSSSGMLQHAFSEAIKGIIKKPWLVLHNEVVQYYPFIWRNIKRKMTGKVQPAPTNGPQKEFKPFVGLVVIGVHPQHRGSGVAQHLMAEFERQVKAYKQTELYLSVKKDNGRAIKAYQNFGWKIDEDKKDTYLMKKVLL, encoded by the coding sequence ATGTTTACAGTCGTACCTACCAGCAAAGAGTTACTGCATAAGGTAGCGGCTTGCCATATGGCTTGTTTCCCCGGTAGCCTTTCTACAAAACTAGGAGCGTCTTATGTGCGCAAGTCGCTGGAGTGGTTCCTTGTTGATGAGAACAGGTTCTTGTTTCAAATAGAACAGGATGGTGTGGTAGCAGGGTACTGTGGCGGATTTATTCCAAGAAAGATTGGGGACGGAAGTAGCAGCGGGATGTTGCAGCATGCATTTAGCGAAGCGATAAAAGGCATTATAAAAAAGCCATGGCTGGTGCTCCATAACGAGGTCGTTCAATATTATCCATTCATCTGGCGAAACATTAAAAGGAAGATGACCGGCAAAGTACAACCAGCTCCAACCAATGGTCCTCAAAAAGAATTTAAACCATTTGTAGGATTGGTGGTGATAGGTGTTCATCCGCAGCATCGTGGATCTGGTGTAGCGCAGCATTTGATGGCTGAGTTTGAAAGGCAGGTAAAGGCTTATAAACAAACGGAGTTATATCTATCGGTAAAAAAAGATAATGGACGCGCCATTAAAGCCTATCAAAACTTTGGGTGGAAGATAGACGAGGATAAGAAGGACACATACCTGATGAAAAAGGTACTACTATAA
- a CDS encoding Gfo/Idh/MocA family protein, producing MKKLNFAIVGCGRIAERHAEHIANNGNLVAVCDIVEEKAKALANKAGGNHYISIDDMLAAEKHIDVVSVCSPNGLHAEHCIKSLRAGFHVLCEKPMAISVYDCGEMIKEAEKANKRLFAIKQNRFNPPVAAVKDAIDKGILGKIYSIQLSCFWNRDAAYYRDSWKGTKDLDGGTLFTQFSHFIDLLYWMVGDVKRAYCLSKNFAHQGLIEFEDTGVVALEFQNGALGTINYTVNSYRKNMEGSLTIFAENGTVKIGGEYLNELEYQNIKDFEITNLPQGNKANNYGTYVGSMSNHDKIYKNVVDVLQNGSAISTNSFEGLKTVEIIEKIYQSCKQLCQ from the coding sequence ATGAAGAAATTGAATTTTGCTATTGTTGGTTGTGGACGTATTGCAGAACGACATGCAGAACATATAGCTAACAATGGAAATCTCGTAGCTGTTTGTGATATAGTAGAAGAGAAAGCAAAGGCATTAGCTAACAAAGCTGGCGGCAATCATTATATAAGTATTGATGATATGTTGGCGGCTGAAAAGCATATTGATGTAGTATCTGTTTGCTCGCCTAATGGACTGCATGCAGAACATTGTATAAAAAGTTTGCGCGCAGGTTTTCATGTATTGTGCGAAAAGCCAATGGCAATTTCCGTATATGATTGTGGTGAGATGATCAAGGAAGCGGAGAAAGCCAACAAGCGATTGTTTGCTATCAAGCAGAACAGGTTCAATCCTCCAGTTGCAGCGGTAAAGGATGCCATTGATAAAGGGATATTGGGAAAGATCTACAGCATTCAGCTCAGCTGCTTTTGGAACCGTGATGCAGCTTATTACCGCGACTCATGGAAAGGAACTAAAGACCTGGATGGCGGTACTTTGTTCACGCAGTTCAGTCATTTTATCGACCTGTTGTACTGGATGGTTGGCGATGTAAAAAGAGCTTATTGTTTATCAAAAAATTTTGCTCACCAGGGCCTTATCGAATTTGAAGATACAGGAGTTGTTGCTTTGGAATTTCAAAACGGAGCGCTTGGTACCATCAACTATACAGTGAATAGTTACAGGAAAAACATGGAAGGCTCGCTTACCATTTTTGCTGAAAATGGTACTGTAAAAATTGGTGGTGAATACCTGAATGAACTGGAATACCAGAATATAAAAGATTTTGAAATAACCAATTTACCACAAGGTAATAAGGCTAACAACTACGGCACCTATGTCGGATCTATGTCGAACCACGACAAGATCTATAAGAATGTTGTGGATGTATTGCAGAATGGAAGTGCCATCTCCACTAACTCGTTTGAAGGATTGAAAACTGTTGAGATCATTGAAAAAATCTACCAGTCATGCAAACAACTATGCCAGTAA
- a CDS encoding acyltransferase encodes MKHISLQVSIRDVDFGENVTVIEPVNIYGCKIGSNTFIGPFVEIQKDVVIGQRCKIQSHSFICELVTIGDQCFIGHGVMFINDLFATGGPAAGKKESWKKTRLGNNVSVGSNATILPVNICDNVVIGAGAVVTKDITKPGVYAGNPARFLRDIN; translated from the coding sequence ATGAAACATATCTCCCTGCAAGTAAGTATTCGTGATGTTGATTTTGGTGAAAATGTAACGGTGATAGAACCGGTAAACATCTATGGTTGTAAAATTGGTAGCAACACTTTCATTGGTCCGTTTGTAGAAATACAAAAGGACGTGGTGATAGGACAGCGGTGCAAGATCCAAAGCCATAGTTTTATTTGTGAGTTGGTAACTATCGGAGATCAATGTTTTATTGGTCATGGTGTGATGTTCATCAACGACCTTTTTGCTACTGGTGGACCTGCTGCCGGTAAAAAAGAATCGTGGAAGAAAACAAGATTAGGTAACAATGTTTCTGTTGGAAGCAATGCTACTATACTGCCGGTGAACATTTGCGATAATGTAGTGATTGGTGCTGGTGCAGTTGTTACTAAAGACATCACCAAACCAGGCGTATATGCAGGTAATCCTGCAAGGTTCTTAAGAGATATAAACTGA
- a CDS encoding exostosin domain-containing protein, whose protein sequence is MLKIYIPDWTDNFNRPHTIPPLYPFLNKELNNEELVKQYGDWILQWKIVTSIEQSDVVVLLYEVGYYYKYKKLQELIAINNEAIKAGKTTICWIKGDEGITPPLKNFHLYRLGGYKSKNKGNQFAVPVFIEDPLPKYFKDQLSFQPKTAKPVVGFCGQGKAGLLKAGIDILRGLKKRVDHFAGRHYYDLEVLLSSTYRRNQILDALEASQKVSSNFIRHTRYRAGMKTKESKEESSRQFFKNIQESQYILCYRGAGNFSVRLFETLASGRIPVIVLSDNNLPFESEINWQMFPLVPADKCRNTANIISNFHDALSPEAFVALQQQARALYEEYLSYKGFMKHFTKRYTPISEEKPVAAISINQ, encoded by the coding sequence GTGCTGAAAATCTATATTCCTGATTGGACGGATAATTTCAACAGGCCACATACAATTCCTCCTCTTTATCCTTTTTTAAATAAAGAGCTGAATAACGAGGAATTGGTAAAGCAATATGGTGACTGGATACTTCAATGGAAGATTGTTACAAGTATTGAGCAAAGTGATGTGGTAGTGCTGCTGTATGAAGTAGGTTATTATTACAAATACAAAAAGCTCCAAGAACTTATTGCTATAAATAATGAAGCAATCAAAGCAGGAAAGACTACTATTTGTTGGATCAAGGGTGACGAAGGCATCACACCTCCGCTGAAGAACTTTCATTTGTACAGGCTTGGTGGTTATAAGTCAAAGAACAAGGGTAATCAATTTGCTGTTCCTGTTTTTATTGAAGATCCATTGCCTAAATATTTTAAGGATCAACTTTCGTTTCAACCTAAAACAGCCAAGCCTGTAGTAGGTTTTTGCGGGCAGGGTAAAGCAGGATTATTAAAAGCAGGAATTGACATTTTAAGGGGATTGAAGAAGCGGGTTGATCACTTTGCAGGCCGACATTATTATGATCTTGAGGTGTTGCTTAGCAGCACCTACCGTCGTAATCAAATACTGGATGCCCTGGAAGCGTCCCAAAAAGTTTCTAGCAACTTTATCAGGCATACACGCTATAGAGCGGGAATGAAAACGAAGGAAAGCAAAGAGGAGAGCAGCCGACAGTTTTTTAAAAACATACAGGAATCGCAGTATATACTTTGCTATCGCGGTGCAGGAAATTTTTCAGTACGATTGTTTGAAACATTAGCATCAGGAAGAATACCTGTTATTGTTTTATCGGATAATAATCTTCCATTTGAAAGCGAGATCAACTGGCAGATGTTTCCTTTAGTGCCAGCTGATAAATGCAGGAACACCGCTAACATAATCAGCAATTTTCATGATGCACTTTCACCCGAAGCATTTGTTGCGCTACAACAACAGGCACGTGCTTTATACGAGGAGTATCTTTCTTACAAAGGCTTCATGAAACACTTCACCAAAAGATATACTCCAATCAGCGAGGAAAAGCCAGTAGCTGCAATTTCTATCAACCAATGA
- a CDS encoding phenylacetate--CoA ligase family protein, with the protein MSLTETIYNNSPVFLQNLYISAFGYVWNKKRFGGIFKHEHAAAKERENFTTAQWQHYQQQLLQKLLVHAYDTVPYYKKTFNERGLSRQQLNHMDLQQVSMLPVLSKDDLRKYGKTTLLSSVREKGGYFLSSSGSTGTPVSILYSPAMHQRWFGIYESRIRNWAGVSSFTPRGMIGGRRVITAAEGKAPFYRYNAVEKQVYFSAYHINAANTANYVKGIRKYGVQYMTGYAMSNFFLARFIQENNLEVPALKAVITSSEILTPEMRQLFQRVYNCKTYDSWGSVEACGIVSECEHGKLHLSPDSAIIEILDDDLQPVPAGVAGDVYCTGLLNFDQPLIRYKIGDRMVWSDERCACGREMPVIKEIVGRTEDVVIGKDGREMVRFHSVFYGIDKIKAAQVIQERVDEITVKIVAETKLSKEEENQVRQRVISQLGEMTIHIEYPASIPLTSNGKFQAVISKVKRKQLVDVQ; encoded by the coding sequence ATGAGCTTAACTGAAACTATATATAATAACAGCCCAGTTTTTCTACAGAACCTGTACATATCTGCTTTTGGTTATGTATGGAATAAGAAAAGGTTTGGTGGCATCTTCAAACATGAACATGCTGCAGCTAAAGAGCGTGAAAATTTTACAACTGCTCAATGGCAGCATTACCAGCAACAACTGCTGCAGAAGTTACTGGTTCATGCTTACGATACTGTTCCTTATTATAAGAAAACGTTCAATGAACGTGGGCTTTCGCGCCAGCAGTTAAACCACATGGACCTGCAACAGGTTAGCATGTTGCCTGTGCTTTCAAAAGATGATCTACGCAAGTACGGAAAGACAACACTGTTATCATCAGTCAGAGAGAAAGGCGGATACTTCCTTTCATCCAGTGGTAGTACGGGTACGCCGGTTAGTATTTTGTATTCACCAGCCATGCACCAGCGGTGGTTTGGTATATATGAATCACGCATCAGGAACTGGGCAGGCGTTAGCAGTTTTACACCACGCGGTATGATCGGTGGCCGGAGAGTCATCACCGCTGCTGAAGGCAAGGCGCCATTCTACCGGTACAATGCGGTAGAGAAGCAGGTATATTTTTCTGCCTATCACATAAATGCAGCTAACACTGCTAACTATGTAAAAGGCATCAGGAAGTATGGCGTGCAATACATGACCGGGTATGCCATGAGTAATTTTTTCCTGGCGCGGTTTATACAAGAAAATAATCTTGAGGTGCCTGCTTTGAAAGCTGTGATCACATCAAGTGAAATACTGACGCCTGAGATGCGGCAGCTGTTTCAGCGTGTTTACAATTGTAAAACCTATGACAGTTGGGGAAGTGTAGAAGCTTGTGGTATAGTAAGCGAATGCGAACACGGCAAACTTCATCTAAGCCCTGATTCTGCTATCATAGAAATATTAGACGATGATTTACAACCTGTACCTGCTGGGGTTGCCGGCGATGTGTACTGCACCGGCCTGTTGAACTTTGACCAGCCATTGATACGTTATAAGATCGGTGACCGGATGGTATGGAGTGATGAGCGTTGTGCATGCGGCAGGGAAATGCCGGTAATCAAGGAAATTGTTGGAAGAACAGAAGATGTTGTAATAGGTAAAGATGGTCGTGAGATGGTGCGTTTCCACAGCGTTTTCTATGGAATAGATAAAATAAAAGCTGCGCAGGTAATACAGGAAAGGGTAGATGAGATAACGGTAAAAATAGTAGCCGAAACCAAACTATCAAAGGAAGAAGAGAACCAGGTAAGGCAACGTGTAATCAGCCAGCTGGGTGAGATGACTATTCATATCGAATATCCTGCTTCTATACCTTTAACTTCTAATGGAAAGTTCCAGGCAGTGATATCAAAAGTAAAGCGGAAGCAATTGGTGGATGTGCAATAG
- a CDS encoding glycosyltransferase family 4 protein — MKRKIVYIDNFLTGHGHTPTTGIAVVKLLREEGFHVVHASSKKNKLLRLFHMLSTIVSNRQQAIVMIATYSTSAFYFAYACGKCCRLLNIPYITCLHGGNLPSRIARSKGLSASLFGNSITNVAVSGYLARSMKENGWPQLVIPNAISLKDYSFKERNHCNPKLLWVRSFHQIYNPQLAIQVLHKLLYEFPSATLTMVGPDKDGSMEACNLMAQQLGVEQKIKFTGRLSRLEWTTLGADHDIFINTSRFDNLPVSVIEAMALGLVVVSTNVGGLPFLIEDEVNGLLVENEKWEGFVSAIRKVVQNPQHASSLSKAARNTAAKFDEEQVRQQWRDLLNNMPLKN, encoded by the coding sequence ATGAAGCGAAAGATCGTATACATAGATAATTTTCTAACCGGGCACGGACATACACCCACCACAGGTATTGCTGTTGTTAAGCTGCTTCGTGAAGAAGGTTTCCACGTTGTACATGCTAGCAGCAAAAAGAATAAACTGCTGCGCCTGTTCCATATGTTGTCTACCATAGTTAGCAACCGGCAGCAGGCAATTGTAATGATCGCTACCTATAGCACATCTGCTTTTTATTTTGCTTATGCTTGTGGTAAATGTTGCAGGCTTCTCAATATCCCATACATAACCTGCCTTCATGGCGGCAACTTGCCATCGCGTATAGCTCGCTCTAAAGGTTTGTCTGCTTCTTTGTTTGGTAACAGTATTACCAATGTAGCTGTTTCAGGCTATTTGGCCAGGAGCATGAAGGAAAATGGATGGCCGCAGCTGGTGATACCAAATGCCATCTCACTCAAAGATTACTCCTTCAAAGAGCGCAACCATTGCAACCCAAAATTGTTATGGGTAAGGTCGTTTCACCAGATATATAACCCGCAGCTGGCGATACAGGTGCTGCATAAACTTTTATATGAATTTCCTTCAGCCACACTTACCATGGTTGGGCCAGATAAAGATGGAAGTATGGAAGCATGTAATCTGATGGCACAGCAACTTGGGGTAGAACAAAAGATAAAGTTCACAGGCCGTCTATCCCGCTTAGAGTGGACAACACTTGGAGCTGATCATGATATATTTATAAATACTTCCCGTTTTGATAATTTGCCTGTGAGCGTGATAGAAGCAATGGCTTTGGGATTGGTTGTTGTTAGTACCAATGTTGGAGGACTACCTTTTCTTATAGAGGATGAAGTGAATGGTTTATTAGTTGAAAACGAGAAGTGGGAAGGATTTGTTTCAGCCATTCGCAAGGTGGTTCAGAATCCACAGCATGCGTCTTCTTTAAGCAAAGCGGCCCGTAATACAGCCGCAAAATTTGATGAAGAACAAGTAAGACAACAATGGCGTGATTTATTAAACAACATGCCACTAAAGAATTAG
- a CDS encoding glycosyltransferase family 2 protein: protein MQDNPDKLATLVVNENFATTSQPVMISVICPVYNEAAYIGGLLDFFVKALPADKELILIDGNSSDDTCGIIKAYKEKNGLDNIHLLHNPDRYVPYALNKAIPASKGNVIVRLDAHTEYSPDYFLRILDTFNKTGADIVGGPMRIANGNAVQNAIGYATSTRFGVGNSSFHFEDFEGFTESVYLGAWKKEMFETTGLFDTVFKRNQDDEFHYRANSMGFKVYQDPSIKLYYHPRKSLKQLYNQYFQYGLFKPLVLKKIKSSINLRHIVPSGFVCYLLLLPFLLLAGVTLALAPLALYVLFALGLALLSKKTFREMILIPAVYFTIHIAYGSGFLAGLVSDPSISANTGKKQLSYPFK from the coding sequence ATGCAGGATAATCCAGATAAGCTAGCTACCCTGGTTGTAAATGAAAATTTTGCAACAACTTCGCAGCCTGTTATGATCAGTGTTATCTGTCCTGTTTACAATGAAGCAGCATATATTGGTGGGCTGCTCGATTTTTTTGTGAAGGCATTGCCTGCAGATAAGGAGTTGATACTGATCGACGGAAATTCCAGCGATGATACCTGCGGAATTATCAAAGCATATAAAGAAAAAAACGGGCTTGATAATATTCACTTACTGCACAATCCCGACCGTTATGTGCCTTATGCTTTAAACAAAGCCATACCCGCATCCAAAGGAAACGTTATTGTAAGACTGGATGCACATACAGAATATAGTCCTGATTATTTTTTGCGCATACTAGATACGTTCAATAAAACAGGTGCCGACATTGTAGGTGGTCCTATGCGCATAGCCAATGGTAATGCAGTTCAAAATGCTATTGGTTATGCTACTTCCACCCGGTTTGGTGTTGGCAACAGTTCATTTCATTTCGAAGACTTTGAAGGCTTTACAGAAAGTGTGTATTTAGGCGCCTGGAAAAAGGAAATGTTTGAAACCACCGGGTTATTTGATACTGTTTTCAAACGCAACCAGGATGATGAATTCCACTACCGAGCAAACAGTATGGGTTTTAAGGTTTACCAGGATCCTTCAATAAAACTGTATTACCATCCGCGTAAGTCGCTTAAGCAATTGTACAACCAGTATTTCCAGTATGGTTTGTTCAAGCCGCTGGTGCTTAAAAAGATCAAGTCATCCATCAACCTGCGGCATATTGTGCCATCTGGTTTTGTATGTTATTTATTGTTGTTGCCTTTCCTATTGCTGGCCGGTGTTACGCTTGCTTTGGCACCGCTTGCATTATATGTACTATTTGCACTTGGGTTAGCCTTGCTTAGTAAAAAGACTTTCCGTGAAATGATACTGATACCTGCCGTTTATTTCACCATACATATTGCATATGGTTCAGGTTTTCTTGCAGGTTTAGTTTCCGATCCATCTATATCTGCTAATACAGGTAAAAAACAACTTAGTTACCCATTTAAATGA
- a CDS encoding DegT/DnrJ/EryC1/StrS family aminotransferase yields MKIPFSPPYIDDDIKQEVLSALDSGWITTGPKVKALEQETAAYAGVEHVLCVNSATSGLMLVLHWLGIGRGDEVIVPAYTYCATALAVMHVGATPVMVDVKDDFNIDPATVKAAITTRTKAIIAVDFAGWPCDYNALFAIVTDDTTKQVFQPVGAVQEQLGRIAVIADAAHSIGAEYENRRVGSLADLTVFSFHAVKNITTAEGGAICITLPAPFDNQQVYQTLRLWTLNGQTKDAFTKSQAGGWKYDIVYAGFKINMPDICAAIGLAQLRKYDSQLWLERKRVFETYSKAFAKYEWAELPPYEMEGARCSYHLYPIRIKNITEQQRDRVMEVIAANDVSVNVHFIPLPLLSLFKEKGYSIDDYPVTYLNYSTEISLPIYPQLTDEICSLIIETVANAYKQIVE; encoded by the coding sequence ATGAAGATACCTTTCTCGCCGCCGTATATAGATGATGATATAAAACAGGAAGTGCTGTCTGCACTGGATAGCGGTTGGATAACTACCGGTCCAAAAGTAAAAGCGCTGGAACAAGAGACTGCAGCCTATGCAGGTGTTGAGCATGTTTTGTGTGTTAATTCTGCTACATCAGGTCTAATGCTGGTGCTTCACTGGCTTGGTATAGGCCGCGGCGACGAAGTGATTGTACCTGCCTATACTTATTGTGCCACTGCACTGGCTGTAATGCATGTGGGTGCTACGCCTGTGATGGTAGATGTGAAAGATGATTTCAATATTGATCCTGCTACAGTAAAAGCAGCTATCACTACACGAACCAAAGCCATCATCGCTGTTGATTTTGCTGGTTGGCCATGCGATTATAATGCGCTGTTTGCAATTGTAACAGATGATACAACCAAACAGGTTTTTCAACCTGTAGGAGCAGTTCAGGAGCAGTTAGGAAGGATAGCCGTAATAGCTGATGCGGCCCATTCTATAGGAGCTGAATATGAAAATAGAAGGGTAGGTTCCTTGGCTGATCTTACTGTATTCTCTTTTCATGCAGTAAAAAATATTACTACAGCCGAAGGGGGAGCCATTTGTATAACCTTACCTGCGCCATTCGATAATCAACAGGTTTATCAGACACTGAGGCTATGGACACTGAACGGTCAGACCAAAGATGCATTTACCAAAAGCCAGGCTGGTGGCTGGAAATATGATATTGTTTACGCAGGCTTCAAGATAAATATGCCGGATATATGTGCGGCTATAGGCCTGGCACAATTGCGTAAGTACGACAGCCAGCTTTGGTTGGAAAGAAAACGTGTATTTGAAACTTATTCGAAAGCCTTTGCGAAATATGAATGGGCTGAGTTGCCGCCTTACGAAATGGAAGGAGCCCGTTGCAGCTACCATTTATACCCCATACGCATTAAGAACATCACCGAGCAACAGCGCGACCGGGTAATGGAGGTCATAGCAGCCAATGATGTTTCTGTAAATGTTCATTTTATCCCACTGCCATTACTCTCCCTCTTTAAAGAAAAAGGGTATTCTATAGATGATTACCCGGTAACCTACCTTAATTATTCCACAGAGATTTCTTTGCCCATTTACCCACAACTGACGGATGAAATATGTTCACTAATTATTGAAACAGTAGCTAACGCATACAAGCAAATAGTTGAATGA